One genomic window of Corallococcus caeni includes the following:
- a CDS encoding AMP-binding protein: MTTALSYAHGTSTTPLLGETIGQNLRRTVERFGDREALVVASQNYRVTWRQFWDATTAVARGLLALGIQKGDRVGLWSPNRFEWTVSQYALARTGAILVNLNPAYRTSELEYALNQAGVSVLLLAKGFRQTDYTRMLAEVRPRCAGLREALVLDSDWDRLVKGGASIGDDVLEARERSLQFDDPINIQYTSGTTGFPKGATLSHHNVLNNGFFVGEVLRYGPEDRVCIPVPFYHCFGMVMGNLACTSHGSAMVIPGEAFDPLAVLQTVQAERCTSLYGVPTMFIAELDHPRFGEFDLRTLRTGIMAGSPCPVEVMKQVQSRMHMEEVTICYGMTETSPVSTQNPLDDTLEKRVATVGRVHPHLEVKVVDPDSGAVVPLGQSGELCTRGYSVMLGYWNNAEATAAAIDRAGWMHTGDLATMDAEGYVKIVGRIKDMIIRGGENVYPREVEEFLHTHPEVSEAQVIGVPSVRYGEEVMAWVRLKSGATLTPEALTAFCTGRISTFKIPRHWKFVDSFPMTVTGKVQKFRMREASIAELGLGDVATIKTA; this comes from the coding sequence ATGACGACCGCCCTGTCCTATGCCCATGGCACCAGCACGACCCCGCTGCTGGGGGAGACCATTGGCCAGAACCTGCGCCGCACCGTCGAACGCTTCGGCGACCGCGAGGCGCTGGTGGTGGCCTCGCAGAACTACCGCGTCACCTGGCGGCAGTTCTGGGACGCGACGACGGCGGTGGCCAGGGGCCTGCTGGCGCTGGGCATCCAGAAGGGCGACCGGGTGGGGCTCTGGTCCCCCAACCGCTTCGAGTGGACCGTGTCGCAGTACGCGCTCGCGCGCACGGGCGCCATCCTCGTCAACCTCAACCCCGCCTACCGCACGTCGGAGCTGGAGTACGCGCTCAACCAGGCGGGCGTGAGCGTGTTGCTGCTGGCGAAGGGCTTCCGGCAGACGGACTACACGCGGATGCTGGCGGAGGTGCGGCCCCGGTGCGCGGGGCTGCGCGAGGCGCTGGTGCTGGACTCGGACTGGGACCGGCTGGTGAAGGGCGGGGCGAGCATCGGTGACGACGTGCTCGAGGCGCGCGAGCGGTCGCTCCAGTTCGACGACCCCATCAACATCCAGTACACGTCCGGCACCACGGGCTTCCCGAAGGGCGCGACGCTGTCGCACCACAACGTGCTCAACAACGGCTTCTTCGTGGGTGAGGTGCTGCGCTACGGGCCGGAGGACCGCGTGTGCATCCCGGTGCCCTTCTACCACTGCTTCGGCATGGTGATGGGCAACCTGGCCTGCACGTCTCACGGCTCGGCCATGGTGATTCCGGGCGAGGCGTTCGACCCGCTGGCGGTGCTCCAGACGGTGCAGGCCGAGCGCTGTACGTCCCTCTACGGCGTGCCCACCATGTTCATCGCGGAGCTGGACCACCCGCGCTTCGGCGAGTTCGACCTGCGCACGCTGCGCACCGGCATCATGGCGGGCTCGCCGTGCCCGGTGGAGGTGATGAAGCAGGTGCAGTCGCGCATGCACATGGAGGAGGTCACCATCTGCTACGGCATGACGGAGACGTCCCCCGTGTCCACGCAGAACCCCCTGGACGACACGCTGGAGAAGCGCGTGGCGACAGTGGGCCGCGTGCACCCGCACCTGGAGGTGAAGGTGGTGGACCCCGACTCGGGCGCGGTGGTGCCGCTGGGGCAGTCCGGGGAGCTGTGCACGCGTGGGTACAGCGTGATGCTCGGGTACTGGAACAACGCGGAGGCCACGGCGGCGGCCATCGACCGGGCCGGGTGGATGCACACCGGCGACCTGGCGACCATGGACGCGGAGGGCTACGTCAAGATCGTCGGCCGCATCAAGGACATGATCATCCGGGGCGGGGAGAACGTGTACCCGCGTGAGGTGGAGGAGTTCCTCCACACGCACCCGGAGGTCTCCGAGGCGCAGGTCATCGGCGTGCCCAGCGTGAGGTACGGCGAGGAGGTGATGGCGTGGGTGCGCCTGAAGTCCGGCGCCACGCTCACCCCGGAGGCGCTGACGGCCTTCTGCACGGGCCGTATCTCCACGTTCAAGATTCCCCGCCACTGGAAGTTCGTGGACAGCTTCCCGATGACGGTCACCGGCAAGGTGCAGAAGTTCCGCATGCGCGAGGCCTCCATCGCCGAGCTGGGGCTCGGCGACGTGGCCACCATCAAGACCGCCTGA
- a CDS encoding TfoX/Sxy family protein: protein MPRMDSFVEYTLELLEPLGAVQARSMFGGWGLYFGGRMFGLIIQGQLYLKTDDVTRADFEAEGCRPFIYRSRGKEQPMSYWTPPADAEDDGRRLLPWARRAVDASNRAAMKKAAKKAPAAKKAPAVKKAPAAKKAPAAKKAAAKKKPARVRRS from the coding sequence ATGCCCCGCATGGACAGCTTCGTGGAGTACACGTTGGAGTTGCTGGAGCCGCTCGGCGCGGTGCAGGCCCGCTCGATGTTCGGCGGCTGGGGCCTGTACTTCGGAGGCCGGATGTTCGGCCTCATCATCCAGGGCCAGCTCTACCTGAAGACGGACGACGTCACCCGCGCCGACTTCGAGGCCGAGGGCTGCCGGCCCTTCATCTACCGGAGCCGCGGCAAGGAGCAGCCGATGAGCTACTGGACGCCCCCCGCCGACGCGGAGGACGACGGCCGCCGGCTGCTGCCCTGGGCCCGCCGCGCCGTGGACGCGTCCAACCGCGCCGCGATGAAGAAGGCCGCGAAGAAGGCACCGGCGGCGAAGAAGGCCCCCGCCGTGAAGAAGGCTCCAGCGGCGAAGAAGGCACCCGCGGCGAAGAAGGCCGCCGCGAAGAAGAAGCCGGCGCGCGTCAGGCGGTCTTGA
- a CDS encoding LysR family transcriptional regulator: MTSEQLRAFLQVAREGRVSTAARGLGLSQSGLSRQLQALEAEVGARLLVRTPSGAVLTDAGERFLPHATRALEAMASGRAELERLAGTPRGPVVLGVLPTVGAFLAPDLMAAFVPAHPEVRPRLVQDHAPVLEEGVARGTLDLAILTLPVRRVDLVTQLLWDEPLVLAVPRGHRLTRLGRPVALQELTEETWVRIPNMVGTRAVEAACEARGVTPKVALETDTAEALGRMVERGLGLALVPRLMAKDAPAHGFDVVALARGSPRRQVALVHRGQGSLTAAARVLKDAITDSVKQHVAR; the protein is encoded by the coding sequence ATGACCTCCGAACAGCTCCGAGCCTTCCTGCAGGTCGCCCGCGAGGGGCGCGTCTCCACCGCCGCGCGCGGACTGGGGCTCTCCCAGTCCGGCCTGTCCCGGCAGCTCCAGGCCCTGGAGGCAGAGGTAGGCGCCCGCCTCCTGGTGCGCACGCCCTCCGGCGCCGTCCTCACCGACGCGGGGGAGCGCTTCCTGCCGCACGCCACCCGCGCGCTGGAGGCCATGGCGTCGGGTCGCGCGGAGCTGGAGCGCCTGGCCGGCACGCCTCGCGGCCCCGTGGTGCTGGGCGTGCTGCCCACCGTGGGCGCCTTCCTCGCCCCGGACCTGATGGCCGCCTTCGTCCCCGCCCACCCGGAGGTGCGGCCCCGCCTGGTCCAGGACCACGCCCCCGTGCTGGAGGAAGGCGTGGCCCGAGGCACGCTCGACCTGGCCATCCTCACGCTGCCCGTGCGCCGGGTGGACCTGGTCACGCAGTTGCTGTGGGACGAGCCCCTGGTGCTCGCGGTTCCCCGGGGCCACCGGCTGACGCGGCTGGGACGGCCCGTGGCGCTCCAGGAGCTGACCGAGGAGACGTGGGTCCGCATCCCCAACATGGTGGGCACGCGCGCGGTGGAAGCGGCGTGCGAGGCGCGCGGCGTGACGCCGAAGGTGGCCCTGGAGACGGACACCGCCGAGGCGCTGGGCCGCATGGTGGAGCGCGGCCTGGGGCTGGCGCTCGTGCCCCGGCTCATGGCGAAGGACGCCCCCGCCCACGGCTTCGACGTGGTGGCGCTCGCCCGGGGCAGTCCGCGCAGGCAGGTGGCGCTCGTGCATCGGGGGCAGGGCTCGCTCACCGCCGCGGCGCGCGTGCTCAAGGACGCCATCACGGACTCCGTGAAACAGCACGTGGCCCGCTGA
- a CDS encoding MFS transporter — MDGSGVTAEADSRMRPGGARRVATGAVLLALVVSAFEGTVVTSAMPTITRELGGDALYSWVFSAFLFASTVGVLVSGKLADRLGRKPVFFAGMGLFLLGSALCGLATSVPALVGFRVMQGLGAGALQPTTLTISADLYTLRERAAIQGLFTGAWGAANALGPLIGGWLVMHASWRWVFLVNLPVGVLSALLLHLSYRDPPRHEGTTLEPWGPVLAGSTVALLLFALEPGAAQARELCALGALVGTALFVWQQGRTSAPLLPAVLVRDRTVVSGIAGGLFAGALLYTMSAWVPLWMTEQGGHSPIGAGLALVPMLLGWSVGSTFGVKVLVRGGMRASVGLGFTLAATGAGLLSVAALRGWGIPATFAALALVGMGVGPAASSSLLGPQSRAPWRYRGIVTSTLYSMRLLGGSLAVAALSLARGHFATQFAIAAGLTAVAALGMALAAPGLEGNVPREG, encoded by the coding sequence ATGGATGGAAGCGGTGTGACGGCGGAAGCGGACAGCCGGATGCGGCCGGGCGGGGCGCGGCGGGTGGCCACGGGGGCGGTGCTGCTGGCCCTGGTGGTGAGCGCCTTCGAGGGCACGGTGGTGACGAGCGCCATGCCCACCATCACCCGGGAGCTGGGCGGGGACGCGCTCTACTCGTGGGTGTTCTCCGCGTTCCTCTTCGCGTCGACGGTGGGCGTGCTGGTGAGCGGGAAGCTGGCGGACCGGCTGGGGCGCAAGCCGGTTTTCTTCGCGGGGATGGGGCTGTTCCTGCTGGGGTCCGCGCTGTGCGGCCTGGCCACGTCGGTGCCGGCGCTGGTGGGCTTCCGGGTGATGCAGGGGCTGGGCGCGGGGGCGTTGCAGCCCACGACGCTGACCATCAGCGCGGACCTCTACACGCTGCGCGAGCGGGCGGCCATCCAGGGCCTCTTCACCGGCGCGTGGGGCGCGGCGAACGCGCTGGGGCCGCTGATTGGCGGCTGGCTGGTGATGCACGCGTCGTGGCGGTGGGTGTTCCTGGTGAACCTGCCGGTGGGCGTGCTGTCCGCGCTGCTGTTGCACCTGTCCTACCGGGACCCGCCCCGGCACGAGGGGACGACGCTGGAGCCCTGGGGGCCGGTGCTGGCGGGGAGCACGGTGGCGCTGCTGCTCTTCGCGCTGGAGCCGGGCGCGGCGCAGGCGCGAGAGCTGTGCGCGCTGGGGGCGTTGGTGGGGACGGCGCTGTTCGTGTGGCAGCAGGGGAGGACGTCCGCGCCGCTGTTGCCGGCGGTGCTGGTGCGGGACCGGACGGTGGTGAGCGGCATCGCGGGCGGGCTGTTCGCGGGCGCGCTGCTGTACACGATGTCGGCGTGGGTGCCGCTGTGGATGACGGAGCAGGGCGGGCATTCGCCCATCGGCGCGGGGCTGGCGCTGGTGCCGATGCTGCTGGGCTGGTCGGTGGGGTCCACGTTCGGGGTGAAGGTGCTGGTGCGGGGCGGGATGCGCGCGAGCGTGGGGCTGGGGTTCACGCTGGCGGCGACGGGCGCTGGGCTGTTGTCGGTGGCGGCGCTGCGGGGCTGGGGGATTCCGGCCACGTTCGCGGCGCTGGCGTTGGTGGGCATGGGCGTGGGACCGGCGGCGAGCAGCTCGCTCCTGGGGCCACAGTCGCGGGCGCCGTGGCGGTACCGGGGCATCGTGACGAGCACGCTCTATTCGATGCGGCTGTTGGGCGGCTCCCTGGCGGTGGCGGCGCTGTCGCTGGCGCGAGGGCACTTCGCCACCCAGTTCGCCATCGCCGCGGGGCTCACGGCGGTGGCCGCGCTAGGCATGGCGCTGGCGGCGCCGGGCCTGGAGGGCAACGTCCCGCGGGAGGGGTGA
- a CDS encoding S9 family peptidase — translation MTPPLPHRDGLLSRARIALLLAGLAVPWMPAAGAEASDTLQARLDFSQASLRWPDRIRDTLTPPRWLPEGERFVYGSRVEPYRDTWVLVDAQRRTQQPLLDAESLRSQLTQLLGKPVTLPPVMPFTLTPDAKALVFAIQGRAFSLGLTGKRLVAVEPTHPVALSLVPGNVLSPDGGAVAVQRDTGFAVVDAKGAARVERTGTEDSPWRVPEAAWSPQGRFVAVWRDDMRGMHRLPLVDYSTPVEKVTWVPYSKTGTPLMRSELHFVTVETGQVAPAPGDAVESYDWFAGWRPDGREGLVLQLSRDGKRLDLVAVDPATGKRRRVLREERKDTFVGALDFVAGGWAQQVKPLPDNQHFLWMSERDGWRHVYLYDYSGRLVRQLTRGAFPVHAVVGIAPRSDVFFVLASAEPGAPYDRLVYRALTAGGALKRLSPEPGMHRPVLSPSTRSFVDGHSTREQPRVWDVASTDGRASFRFAKADTSALAELHYTPPEGITVKAADGVTPLYGVLYKPWNFDPKKRYPVIDVIYAGPFTTVVPWSYVGPYESVIAHSLAQLGFITMVLDARGTPGRSKAFQDVNYGRVGQTEIPDHVAALKQVAASRPYMDLERVGIHGHSWGGYFALRGMLTAPEFFKAGYAGAPGALTEEAVINEPNMGLLSENPEGYAAGSNEALADKLQGALKLMHGTSDVNASLSTTMRMAQALVRANKPFDLLLMPGEGHGPEGRYYQDDVRRFFLRELGEPR, via the coding sequence ATGACGCCTCCCCTGCCCCACCGTGATGGACTCCTGTCGCGTGCGCGCATCGCGTTGCTCCTCGCGGGGCTCGCCGTCCCCTGGATGCCGGCGGCGGGAGCGGAGGCCAGCGACACGCTCCAGGCGCGGCTCGACTTCTCGCAAGCCTCGCTCCGCTGGCCGGACCGCATCCGGGACACGCTGACGCCGCCCCGGTGGCTGCCCGAGGGCGAGCGGTTCGTGTACGGGTCCAGGGTCGAGCCCTACCGGGACACCTGGGTCCTGGTGGATGCGCAGCGGCGCACCCAGCAGCCCCTGCTGGACGCGGAGTCGCTGCGCTCCCAGCTCACGCAGCTGCTCGGCAAGCCGGTGACGTTGCCGCCAGTCATGCCCTTCACGCTCACCCCCGACGCGAAGGCCCTCGTCTTCGCCATCCAGGGCCGGGCGTTCTCGCTGGGCCTCACGGGCAAGCGCCTCGTGGCGGTGGAGCCCACGCATCCGGTCGCGCTGTCGCTCGTGCCCGGCAACGTCCTGTCGCCGGACGGTGGGGCGGTCGCGGTGCAGCGGGACACGGGGTTCGCGGTGGTGGACGCGAAGGGCGCCGCCCGCGTGGAGCGCACCGGCACGGAGGACTCGCCGTGGCGGGTGCCGGAAGCGGCGTGGTCCCCCCAGGGCCGGTTCGTGGCGGTCTGGCGCGACGACATGCGGGGCATGCACCGGCTGCCGCTGGTGGACTACTCCACCCCGGTGGAGAAGGTGACGTGGGTCCCCTACTCCAAGACGGGCACGCCGCTGATGCGCTCGGAGCTGCACTTCGTCACGGTGGAGACGGGGCAGGTGGCCCCCGCGCCGGGTGACGCCGTGGAGAGCTACGACTGGTTCGCGGGTTGGCGTCCGGACGGCCGTGAAGGGCTGGTGCTCCAGCTCTCCCGGGATGGCAAGCGGTTGGACCTGGTGGCGGTGGACCCGGCGACGGGCAAGCGCCGCCGCGTGCTGCGCGAGGAGCGCAAGGACACGTTCGTGGGGGCGCTGGACTTCGTGGCGGGCGGCTGGGCCCAGCAGGTGAAGCCGCTGCCGGACAACCAGCACTTCCTCTGGATGTCCGAGCGCGATGGCTGGCGCCACGTCTACCTGTATGACTATTCCGGCAGGCTCGTGCGCCAGCTGACCCGGGGCGCGTTTCCGGTCCACGCGGTGGTGGGCATCGCGCCGAGGTCGGACGTCTTCTTCGTGCTCGCCTCCGCGGAACCCGGGGCGCCCTATGACCGGCTGGTGTATCGGGCGCTGACCGCGGGCGGGGCGCTGAAGCGGCTGTCGCCAGAGCCCGGCATGCACCGGCCCGTGCTGTCACCGTCCACGCGGTCCTTCGTGGATGGGCACTCCACGCGCGAGCAGCCCCGGGTCTGGGACGTGGCGTCCACGGACGGTCGCGCGTCCTTCCGCTTCGCGAAGGCGGACACGAGCGCCCTGGCGGAGCTGCACTACACGCCGCCGGAGGGAATCACGGTCAAGGCCGCGGACGGCGTCACGCCCCTGTACGGCGTGCTGTACAAGCCCTGGAACTTCGACCCGAAGAAGCGCTACCCGGTCATCGACGTCATCTACGCGGGGCCGTTCACCACGGTGGTGCCCTGGAGCTACGTGGGCCCGTACGAGTCCGTCATCGCGCATTCGCTGGCACAGCTCGGGTTCATCACGATGGTGCTGGATGCACGGGGGACGCCGGGGCGGAGCAAGGCGTTCCAGGACGTGAACTACGGCCGCGTGGGCCAGACGGAGATTCCGGACCACGTCGCGGCGCTGAAGCAGGTGGCCGCCAGCCGGCCCTACATGGACCTGGAGCGGGTGGGCATCCACGGCCACTCCTGGGGAGGCTACTTCGCGCTGCGGGGCATGCTGACGGCGCCGGAGTTCTTCAAGGCGGGCTACGCGGGAGCGCCGGGGGCCCTGACGGAAGAAGCCGTCATCAACGAGCCCAACATGGGCCTGCTGTCGGAGAACCCCGAGGGCTACGCGGCGGGCTCCAACGAGGCCCTGGCGGACAAGCTCCAGGGGGCGCTCAAGCTGATGCACGGCACGAGCGACGTGAACGCCTCGCTGTCCACGACGATGCGGATGGCCCAGGCGCTGGTGCGGGCGAACAAGCCATTCGACCTGTTGCTGATGCCCGGCGAGGGACACGGCCCCGAAGGCAGGTACTACCAGGACGACGTGCGCCGGTTCTTCCTGCGAGAGCTGGGCGAGCCCCGGTGA
- a CDS encoding aminotransferase-like domain-containing protein, with translation MSRSNWKPRLKRSEGPLYGALVDALAADISAGKLRAGDRLPTHRELASTLGTSLGTVTRAYAEAERRGLIWSQVGNGTFVRDLREGDRYSPQLDRTRIDLGPTAVPIVPGDVGHLALAAALRRLGERADLGALSGYQAHAGTGAQRAAGVRWLDLAGVPATSEEVLVCGGAQHATLMVLSLLANPGGLLVEDVTYPGVLAAAELLRLPTHPVALDAEGLVPEALAEACRRTKARVLYCTPTNHNPTTAVMPLKRRQALVEVCREFDVTVIENGALAPLVAKAPAPLAALAPERTYHLASLSKAVLPALRVGYIRAPVHARLALEQAAAATVWSGSPLLHELATQWVTDGTAESLRDARRAEATARQSLAAKVLKGHPYVAHASAYFLWMPIPEHRRATGLVEEAAARDVLLGPAHLFSARPGHAPNALRVSLGAAGSREELERGLKTLAELLSVPAPRRLA, from the coding sequence ATGTCCCGCTCCAATTGGAAGCCCCGCCTGAAACGCTCCGAGGGCCCCCTCTACGGGGCGCTCGTGGATGCACTGGCCGCGGACATCAGCGCGGGGAAGCTGCGCGCGGGGGACCGGCTGCCCACGCATCGGGAGCTCGCGAGCACGCTGGGGACTTCGCTGGGGACCGTGACCCGGGCCTACGCGGAGGCGGAGCGGCGAGGACTCATCTGGAGCCAGGTGGGCAACGGGACGTTCGTGCGGGACCTGCGGGAGGGAGACCGCTACTCGCCCCAGCTCGACCGGACCCGCATCGACCTGGGGCCCACGGCGGTGCCCATCGTCCCCGGGGACGTGGGACATCTGGCGCTGGCCGCCGCGCTCCGGCGGCTGGGCGAGCGCGCGGACCTGGGCGCGCTCAGTGGCTATCAGGCACATGCGGGCACTGGCGCCCAGCGGGCGGCGGGGGTTCGCTGGTTGGACCTCGCGGGGGTCCCCGCCACGAGCGAAGAGGTCCTCGTTTGCGGCGGGGCCCAGCACGCGACCTTGATGGTCTTGTCCCTGCTCGCGAACCCGGGTGGCTTGCTGGTGGAGGACGTCACCTATCCGGGGGTCCTCGCCGCGGCGGAGCTTCTCCGGCTGCCCACGCACCCGGTGGCGCTCGACGCGGAGGGGCTGGTGCCCGAGGCGCTCGCGGAGGCCTGCCGGAGGACCAAGGCGCGGGTGCTCTACTGCACGCCCACGAACCACAACCCGACCACGGCCGTCATGCCGCTGAAGCGGCGGCAGGCGCTGGTCGAGGTCTGCCGCGAGTTCGACGTCACCGTCATTGAAAACGGCGCGCTGGCGCCGCTCGTGGCGAAGGCGCCCGCGCCCCTGGCCGCCCTGGCTCCCGAGCGGACGTATCACCTGGCGAGCCTGTCCAAGGCCGTGCTGCCCGCGCTGCGCGTCGGCTACATCCGGGCGCCGGTCCATGCACGGCTGGCGCTGGAGCAGGCCGCCGCGGCGACGGTCTGGTCGGGGTCGCCCCTCTTGCATGAGCTGGCCACGCAATGGGTGACGGACGGCACCGCCGAGTCCCTCCGCGACGCGCGGCGGGCCGAAGCCACGGCCCGCCAGTCCCTGGCCGCGAAGGTGCTGAAGGGCCATCCCTACGTCGCGCACGCCAGCGCGTACTTCCTGTGGATGCCCATTCCCGAGCATCGCCGCGCCACGGGGCTGGTCGAAGAAGCCGCCGCGCGCGACGTGCTGCTCGGCCCGGCGCACCTGTTCTCGGCCCGGCCGGGCCATGCGCCCAATGCGCTCCGCGTGTCACTGGGCGCGGCCGGCTCCCGCGAGGAGCTGGAGCGGGGACTGAAGACGCTGGCGGAGCTCCTCTCCGTCCCTGCCCCCCGCCGCCTGGCGTGA
- a CDS encoding imm11 family protein, with amino-acid sequence MAARYFDLGMDVQEGIWVLDPPWNDLRQEEEDPWMFTRGTPVQLQGPLTVPIAEPGRPLDFSWIAFGMTPVIHVKLANALLEHAADEVQLIPVTISKHPDQYVILVTTRVIRCIDEQASEGVRFWETRHGKPERMGEYRSVDIMRIDKSKVGNAKIFRPWGWKLSLIVSEDLKTALERTGATGMHFTEV; translated from the coding sequence ATGGCTGCCCGCTACTTTGACCTTGGCATGGACGTTCAGGAAGGCATCTGGGTTCTCGACCCTCCCTGGAATGACCTCCGGCAGGAAGAGGAAGACCCATGGATGTTTACCCGTGGGACTCCCGTCCAGCTTCAAGGGCCACTGACCGTTCCAATTGCCGAGCCAGGCAGGCCGCTGGATTTCTCGTGGATTGCTTTCGGGATGACCCCTGTCATCCACGTCAAGCTCGCCAACGCCCTGCTCGAGCACGCGGCGGACGAGGTGCAACTCATCCCGGTCACCATTTCCAAGCACCCGGATCAATACGTCATCCTGGTCACCACTCGCGTCATCCGATGCATTGATGAGCAGGCTTCGGAGGGAGTTCGATTCTGGGAGACCAGGCACGGCAAGCCTGAGCGAATGGGTGAGTACCGTTCTGTCGACATCATGCGCATCGACAAATCGAAGGTGGGGAACGCGAAGATCTTCCGTCCCTGGGGCTGGAAATTGTCCCTCATCGTCTCCGAGGACCTGAAGACGGCCCTGGAGCGCACCGGCGCCACCGGCATGCACTTCACGGAAGTGTAG
- a CDS encoding AHH domain-containing protein, with product MKRLGWALLLGLLVSGCATTRVVRLELDDGERVAVTPREDASSSEARLEEDEFKVAVRTLARDVRPFAHPLRQARELFGLPERSGLFGFQERTRRIVPLGEDEARELRLLDASDDLTRGYKQWCGQKRKQAGDCLRLLDEGPLLGSDGRYALAMAIAMDSVWRETAEALEGMASPQAVMATMTSTVTMYLLLWAMPEPLSKGLAALITATAIAYLGVDTVWTLLDGWVTLVRHVDQATTFLQVRDAGEAYGAVLGKNAARVFVMLATAAIGNTVGLAMKAPTLPGSAQAAVAVETQAGLQYVALAGVRSVAMTAEGFTIALAPNAVAMSSRPGKPQRHHLATIRNEKSANNGGPWTPLFRRIFKKAGMELKDPENIVEVQGHRGPHPREYHDLVFRRLTLFTRDCRTVTQCREALTDALRELAKEASTAGTPINKLLTANRGH from the coding sequence ATGAAGCGGCTGGGCTGGGCACTGCTGCTGGGACTGCTCGTGTCGGGCTGCGCGACGACGCGGGTCGTGCGGCTGGAGCTGGACGACGGCGAGCGGGTCGCCGTCACGCCCCGGGAGGACGCGTCCTCTTCCGAGGCCCGGCTGGAGGAGGACGAGTTCAAGGTGGCCGTGAGGACGCTCGCGCGGGACGTGCGGCCCTTCGCCCATCCCCTGCGGCAAGCGCGGGAGCTGTTCGGCCTGCCGGAGCGCAGCGGCCTCTTCGGCTTCCAGGAGCGCACCCGGCGGATTGTCCCGCTGGGTGAGGACGAGGCCCGGGAGCTGCGGCTTCTGGACGCGTCCGACGACCTGACGCGCGGCTACAAGCAGTGGTGCGGCCAGAAGCGCAAGCAGGCCGGGGACTGCCTGCGCTTGTTGGACGAGGGCCCGCTGCTGGGCAGTGATGGCCGCTATGCGCTGGCGATGGCCATCGCGATGGACTCCGTCTGGCGCGAGACGGCCGAAGCCCTGGAGGGCATGGCGAGTCCCCAGGCCGTCATGGCCACGATGACCTCCACCGTGACGATGTACCTGCTGCTCTGGGCCATGCCGGAGCCCTTGTCCAAGGGGCTCGCCGCGCTCATCACCGCCACGGCCATTGCCTACCTGGGCGTGGACACCGTGTGGACCCTCCTCGATGGCTGGGTGACGCTGGTGCGCCACGTGGACCAGGCCACCACGTTCCTCCAGGTGCGTGACGCGGGCGAGGCCTACGGAGCGGTGCTGGGCAAGAACGCCGCGCGAGTCTTCGTGATGCTGGCCACGGCGGCCATAGGCAACACGGTGGGGCTCGCGATGAAGGCCCCGACCCTGCCGGGCTCCGCGCAGGCCGCGGTCGCGGTGGAGACACAGGCAGGCCTCCAGTACGTGGCGCTTGCAGGCGTGCGCTCCGTGGCCATGACGGCCGAGGGCTTCACCATCGCGCTCGCGCCCAACGCGGTCGCAATGTCATCCCGGCCCGGGAAGCCCCAGCGTCACCATCTGGCCACCATCCGGAATGAGAAGTCGGCTAACAACGGTGGTCCTTGGACCCCACTCTTCCGGCGCATCTTCAAGAAGGCAGGGATGGAGCTGAAGGACCCGGAGAACATCGTCGAGGTCCAAGGGCACCGAGGCCCTCATCCCAGGGAATATCATGACTTGGTTTTCCGGCGGCTGACGCTCTTCACAAGAGACTGCCGCACCGTCACGCAATGCCGTGAAGCACTCACGGATGCGCTGCGGGAACTGGCTAAAGAAGCTTCAACTGCTGGGACTCCCATCAACAAGCTGCTGACCGCGAACCGAGGACATTAG